One window of the Streptomyces sp. ITFR-21 genome contains the following:
- a CDS encoding ABC transporter permease, which produces MSAATPVPAPGPAAPPAATAPGYRPGRTLRLRVEARRQLRRRRTIIVGVLLAALPFILMAAFAIGGTPHDSGAAGPTLIDTATASGVNFAATCLFVSAGFVLVVPVALFCGDTVASEAGWSSLRYLLAAPVPRARLLAVKLTVALGFSAVALVLLPAVALAAGTVAYGWGDLELPAGGALGSGGALPRLAVAVAYVFVGQLVTAALAFWLSTITDAPLGAVGGAVGLTIVGNVLDAVTALGSWRDVLPAHWQFSWLDAIQPTVEWTGMVQGASVSVSYAVVLTALAFRGFRTKDIVS; this is translated from the coding sequence ATGAGCGCCGCCACCCCCGTACCCGCGCCCGGCCCCGCCGCGCCGCCCGCCGCCACCGCGCCCGGCTACCGGCCCGGCCGCACCCTGCGGCTGCGCGTGGAGGCCCGCCGCCAGCTGCGCAGGCGCCGCACGATCATCGTCGGCGTACTGCTCGCCGCGCTGCCGTTCATCCTGATGGCGGCCTTCGCGATCGGCGGCACCCCGCACGACAGCGGCGCGGCCGGCCCGACACTGATCGACACCGCCACCGCCTCGGGCGTTAACTTCGCCGCCACCTGCCTGTTCGTCTCGGCGGGCTTCGTCCTGGTGGTGCCGGTGGCGCTGTTCTGCGGGGACACCGTGGCCTCGGAGGCCGGCTGGTCCAGCCTGCGTTACCTGCTGGCGGCGCCGGTGCCGCGGGCCCGGCTGCTGGCGGTCAAGCTGACCGTGGCGCTCGGCTTCAGCGCGGTCGCCCTGGTGCTGCTGCCGGCCGTGGCGCTGGCGGCCGGCACCGTGGCGTACGGCTGGGGCGATCTGGAACTGCCGGCCGGCGGGGCGCTGGGATCGGGCGGCGCGCTGCCCCGGCTGGCGGTCGCGGTGGCGTATGTCTTCGTCGGCCAGCTGGTCACCGCGGCGCTGGCGTTCTGGCTGTCCACCATCACCGACGCACCGCTGGGCGCGGTCGGTGGCGCGGTCGGGCTGACCATCGTCGGCAACGTGCTGGACGCGGTGACCGCGCTCGGTTCGTGGCGCGACGTGCTGCCCGCGCACTGGCAGTTCTCCTGGCTGGACGCCATCCAGCCGACCGTGGAGTGGACCGGGATGGTCCAGGGCGCCTCGGTCTCGGTCTCGTACGCGGTGGTGCTCACCGCGCTCGCCTTCCGCGGCTTCCGCACCAAGGACATCGTGTCCTGA